DNA from Leptospira langatensis:
CGTTGTCGGACATAGTTTTGACGCCCGCATCGTTCAATCCGGAAAGCAGGCCTGAGATTGCCTCGTCAGTGATCTCTTCGCTTCTATCCTCGTCCTCGTCGCTATAGGCTTCGGAAATGGCGATCAGCACCGCAGTAGCATGATCCAGAAAAGCGGAAAGCGCCTGGTCCAATCGCTCCTCATCTTCTTCCGTTAATTCCCTTTTAAATCCTGAATCCAAGTCGTCGTAAAAAGGCTCCGGATCGTCCGACTCGCAAGCGACAGAGGCAAAAGTGCGGACCGCCAACCAGAATGGGGATTTTTCGTGCCCTATGCGAAGGATCTCACTCGCATACCCAGAGACTGCGGCCCTCCATTCCGAGGGAGAATAGCTAGGAATTTCCATACTCCGAAGATAGGGATTTTTCTCAGACACGTCGACTCTATAAATATTCTCCGGCCGATTTTTGCGGAATAAAAATAGAATTCCGCTCCTTCTTCTCATCTATCTTGCGTAAGATAAGATTCTAGTTGCTTCGTCTAAGGATTTTCCGAATATCTTACCGCATGAATATAAGAACGGACTATGATTTTCCAAGATTCGATCCTCAATCCAAACTAGGGCATTATGAAAGTTGGTTCGTACGAGGAAATCATCCGACTCGGGCCCAAGCGCTCTGGATCCGATACACGATCTTCTCCCCGAAAGGCTCACCTGCAGATGCGATCGGCGAGATCTGGGCCATCTATTTCGATGGAGAAGAAGGAAAACATTACGTTTCCAAGTCTGAATTTCCCATCCAAGACTGCAGATTCCAATCCGAACCGTTCCATATCCAGATCGGGAATTCTATCCATACCTCTTCCAGGATTTACGGAACTGCAGGGACTAAGCCTGGATCGGTTCCCATGGAATGGGATCTGGGATTTTCCGGAGGAAGCAGTCCTCTTTTCCTTTTTCCCGAGAATTTATACGATAGTAAATTCCCTAAGGCAAAGGTTTTGGTAGGGCATCCCTCGATCACGCTTAACGGATTTATAAAATTCGGAAATCATAATGTAGAAGTATCCGATTGGAAAGGGAGCCAAAACCATAACTGGGGATCGAAGCATACCGATCAGTATGCCTGGGGCCAAGTAGTCGGTTTCGACGGGGACAAGGATTCTTTTTTAGAATTGGCTAGCGCAAAACTAAAACTAGGGCCGTTCTGGACCCCAGAGATCACTCCAATCGTATTTCGGTTCCAAGGGAAAGAATTCGCATTGAACGGTCTCTTCTCCTCATTTAAAAGAGCCGAGTACAAATACTTCGATTGGAGATTCCAGGCGTCTTCCCCCGAGATACGAATAGAAGGTAGGATACACGCAGACAAAAAGGATTTTGCCTGTCTGCGTTACGCAAATCCTCCAGGCGGTTGGAAATACTGTTTGAATACTAAGATCGCAAGAGCCGAACTTCTCATCCAAAGAAAGGGAGAAACTTCCCCTCTTCGTCTATTGGCCCCTAGAACCGCGGCATTCGAGATCTTAACCGAAGACTCTTCCCATGGCTTGAAAACGGAAGTTTGACAAATAAAGTCCTGATTCCGACCTTTTTCGAATTGACCGAGTTCCTTCTCTAAAAAATTTTGAGAGTCAGCCTCATTTTCGTTTAGGAAGTTCCAAGCCTAGAATGGCATGAAATTGCTGAAACGGAAAGGAGCTAGGGGTTTCCCTAGTTTTGGGCTGAGATGAACGATTCTATACTTAGAAACATTCTTGACTATATTTGAGAATAATTCTCACTTGCAGAATCAAGCCGGTGCCTGTCCCAGGTGCCGGAGGGAGTCATCCCCACAGTTCATCTCTGGCCCCGGCCCGACGGATTCGTTGGGACCGGGGATTTTTCAGCGAATTAAGGAGTTTTACATGCGGAACTTGCATCGAAAAGTTTTCAGCCTTCTTTTTAGCCTTTTATTCGGGCTCTCTTTCTTCCAATGCTCCGGGTCCGGTGGATCCGATATGTCCGGCCTAGCATTGATCGGCCTCGTGGATAGCCCTCCTTCTGCGACAATACCTGAGGCGCTAACACGTTATGCTGACTTAGCGTATGAATCGTATAACCAAGCGGTTACAGATGCGACCAGTTTGCAAACTGCGATCGCTACCTTTAACGCCACACCGAACGATACGAATCTTACTGCAGTAAAGAATGCTTGGGTAGTAGCTCGTTCCAGCTATTTGGTGACCGAGGCGTTCCGCTTTAGCCAAGGACCGATCGATCTGGATCCGGGTTATTGCGGAGGGTCTGCTCCTTATTCCGGAACGGACGAGTGCGAGGGTGCGCTTAACTCCTGGCCCTTGGACGAAGACGTGATCGATAACTATATAGGCGCTACCGCGATCGGCTCCATTACATTCACAAATATTTATTCCAAGAATGGCGACTCTACACTCGCTGCAGGCTCGGAAGGAGATCCGGATAAGGTAGTCATGACCGGCTATCATTCCATCGAATACCTGTTATGGGGAAAAGACAATAGCGGTACCGGACCTGGAGGAGCAGTCAACGCTGTTCCTGGCCAAAGGACTGCTTCCTATTTCCAAGATGCTACCAATGGTGCGAAGAGGTTAAAATTTCTCTCTGAAGTTACTGTGGGCTTGATCGGTCACTTGACCCAAGTACGAGACCAATGGGTAAGCACCGATCCTTCTAACTTCCGAGCTACTCAATTCCTTTTGACTGGGAACGAGAACACTTCCCTCTCCGATGTTTTCAAAGGAATGGGAGAATTTGTGGCTTCCGAATGGGGAGGAGATCGTTTAGCAGGGATCGCTAGCCAATCGCAAGAAGACGAGCACTCTTGCTTCAGCGATACTACTAAGGCGGACTTCTATTACGATGCACAAGGATTTGTGAATATTTGGAGCGGAAATTTCAATATTAAGAAAGGCGTAACGATCAGCACAGGCCCTGGACTTTCCGCTCTGCTTAGCTCCAAGAATAGAGTGAATGTTCTCTCCGATGCGGATAGAGCGAGGGATACGTTCTGCATCAATTTGGACGATGAGACCACAGATCCAAATTATACGACCCATTGTCCAAGCGGCTCCATTACGCATCGCTACGATCAGATCATTATCAATCCTGCTGATACGCAGCATACTGCCTTGGAGAATCTGCAAACTCTGATCTCAGATCGTTTGGCAAGGGACTTCGCAGCAGCAGCCACCAAATTGGGAGTCGATCTGACGCCGTAATAAATCCTAAAAAATAGAATGAAGAAATAAAAATGAACTGTGATACCAACAAAGGTTCCGGAAGAATTTCCGGAACATTACAAAACACTAAAGGGAATCGTCTGATCCAGGCGATTCCCTTACTCGTACTCGGGATATTTCTTGCGAATTGCCAGCAATCCAAAGGGAATGAGGATATTGCCGCTCTGATCGGAGCATTAAATAACAATACTTCGGCTAACGCAACGGATCCTGGCGAAGCATACTCCGGCGGTTATACTACGAATTTCATCACGAATGTAAGCGCGTTCGACGTGCGGGCTGCGAACCTCCGATACGGTGGAGCTAGCGAGTTCAACAGTGGTAACGCATTCTTCAATCGAAACTGGGCCGCAGAAGGAAGCAGCGCTGCTTTCGGTTTAGGTCCAACATTCAATACAAACTCCTGCCAAAACTGTCATTTACATGATGGAAGAGGCGCTCCTCCAAGCTCCGGTTCTGCGGACAATTCGCCTGGGATCCTATTTCGCTTATCAAAGGACGGAACGGATCCTACTACTGGAGGTCCGGTCGGTCTTACGAATTACGGATTGCAGTTGAATCATAAGGCGATCGGTTGCAATCCGATCTTGTATACGGGAGTAAACTTCGATTGTGATACCGGATCCGGCAGCGTGGCGGGAGCGAATTTCACTCCTCCGGAAGGAACAGTCTCTATTTCTTATGCGACCATCGCTGCTCCGAATTATCCGAGCGGAAGCCATACCTATCCGGATGGAACCGATATAACTCTAAGCCAGCCAACCTACACGTTCACTTGGAACGCTCTCTTTGGAGATCCGACGAGCACGGGAGAAGGATTTCATTTCTCCCCGAGAACGGCTCAGATCATTCCAGGCCTAGGTCTTTTGGAAGCGATCCCGGATTCGATCCTACAAGGCTGGGCGGATCCAAGCGATCTGGACGGAGACGGGATTTCCGGAAAGATCAACCAGGTATGGGACATTACGGCTAACGCGAAAAAGATCGGACGTTTTGGATGGAAATCGAACGAGCCTACACTATTCCAACAAACACAAGGAGCCTTCCAAGGCGATATCGGGATCACAAGTCCCCTTCATCCTGTGGACAATTGTCCGGCTGCCCAAACTGCATGCTTGGCTGCCGCAAGTGGAAGCCCGGATCCTGAGATCACCGCAAGTCTTGCAAATGCAGTGATCTTCTACAATAAGCTAGTCGGCGTTCCGGCAAGAAGGAATATCAACGATCCGGATGTGATCGCCGGTAAGGCATTATTCTCCAGTGTCGGCTGCGATAGCTGTCACAAGACACTCGTTCAAACAGGTTATGTTTCCGGATTTCCCGAACTTTCCTACCAATACATCAAACCGTATACGGATCTCCTATTGCACGATATGGGTCCGGGCCTCGCAGACGGTCGACAAGACTTCGATGCAACAGGACAGGAATGGAGAACTGCCCCGCTCTGGGGAATCGGTCTGATGCAAACAGTCAACGGACACACAAAGCTTCTTCATGATGGAAGAGCGAACGGAATCGAAGAAGCCATCCTCTGGCACGGAGGAGAGGCCCAGACCGCTCGACAAAATTTCCAAGTCTTAACTGCGACCCAAAGGGCCCAGTTAATTCAATTCTTGAAATCTTTATAAAGGGAATATAGAATGAACTCATCGATCCAAAAAAATAAGATTAGAAACATTTACGCAGGGCTTACTCTTTTACTCATCGCCGCGAATTGTGGTGGAGGCGGAGGTTCCAATATGTCCGGACTCGCCCTTCTATTCCAATCGGGATCCGGATATACGGATTTTCTAAAGTACTCCGGAGAGAATCTGATCCTTCCTACTCTTCAGAGTTTGAAAGACGATACTGCCGCATTATCAACGGCAGCAAATACATATGCAGGTTCTCCGGATGCGAGCACAAATCTCACGGCACTAAGAGCTGCCTGGATCCAAGCCCGTGTCTCCTTAAAGAAAGTGGAAACTTTCTATTTCGGACCGGCTTCCCTTCCTTCTAGCGCGAGCTATTATACTAAGCTGGATGGTTTCGAGAAGGGTTCCAGCACTCGACCTCTTTGGA
Protein-coding regions in this window:
- a CDS encoding imelysin family protein, whose product is MRNLHRKVFSLLFSLLFGLSFFQCSGSGGSDMSGLALIGLVDSPPSATIPEALTRYADLAYESYNQAVTDATSLQTAIATFNATPNDTNLTAVKNAWVVARSSYLVTEAFRFSQGPIDLDPGYCGGSAPYSGTDECEGALNSWPLDEDVIDNYIGATAIGSITFTNIYSKNGDSTLAAGSEGDPDKVVMTGYHSIEYLLWGKDNSGTGPGGAVNAVPGQRTASYFQDATNGAKRLKFLSEVTVGLIGHLTQVRDQWVSTDPSNFRATQFLLTGNENTSLSDVFKGMGEFVASEWGGDRLAGIASQSQEDEHSCFSDTTKADFYYDAQGFVNIWSGNFNIKKGVTISTGPGLSALLSSKNRVNVLSDADRARDTFCINLDDETTDPNYTTHCPSGSITHRYDQIIINPADTQHTALENLQTLISDRLARDFAAAATKLGVDLTP
- a CDS encoding di-heme oxidoredictase family protein, giving the protein MNCDTNKGSGRISGTLQNTKGNRLIQAIPLLVLGIFLANCQQSKGNEDIAALIGALNNNTSANATDPGEAYSGGYTTNFITNVSAFDVRAANLRYGGASEFNSGNAFFNRNWAAEGSSAAFGLGPTFNTNSCQNCHLHDGRGAPPSSGSADNSPGILFRLSKDGTDPTTGGPVGLTNYGLQLNHKAIGCNPILYTGVNFDCDTGSGSVAGANFTPPEGTVSISYATIAAPNYPSGSHTYPDGTDITLSQPTYTFTWNALFGDPTSTGEGFHFSPRTAQIIPGLGLLEAIPDSILQGWADPSDLDGDGISGKINQVWDITANAKKIGRFGWKSNEPTLFQQTQGAFQGDIGITSPLHPVDNCPAAQTACLAAASGSPDPEITASLANAVIFYNKLVGVPARRNINDPDVIAGKALFSSVGCDSCHKTLVQTGYVSGFPELSYQYIKPYTDLLLHDMGPGLADGRQDFDATGQEWRTAPLWGIGLMQTVNGHTKLLHDGRANGIEEAILWHGGEAQTARQNFQVLTATQRAQLIQFLKSL